Proteins encoded within one genomic window of Geotalea daltonii FRC-32:
- a CDS encoding NHL repeat-containing protein yields the protein MTTLAGKAGTVGTADGTGLAASFTELSGLTTDGTYLYVADQQTVRKISISTGTVTTLAGTAGVYGWADGIGTAALFGRISDITTDGANLYVADSNNTIRKIVIASGAVTTLAGGSTGSTDGVGVSASFGYPSGITTDGASLFITDTFNDTIRAIR from the coding sequence GTGACCACACTGGCAGGCAAAGCAGGTACCGTCGGCACTGCCGACGGTACTGGGCTCGCAGCAAGTTTCACTGAATTGTCAGGCCTCACGACAGACGGAACGTACCTTTATGTGGCAGACCAACAAACGGTCAGGAAAATATCAATTTCCACCGGCACAGTTACCACTCTGGCCGGAACTGCTGGAGTATACGGCTGGGCTGACGGCATTGGGACTGCAGCATTATTTGGACGCATTTCTGATATAACCACGGATGGAGCGAACCTGTATGTAGCGGACTCAAATAATACGATTCGGAAAATCGTAATTGCCAGTGGGGCAGTAACGACACTTGCAGGTGGATCAACAGGATCAACAGATGGCGTAGGCGTTTCCGCAAGTTTCGGGTACCCTAGCGGCATAACTACTGACGGGGCAAGCCTTTTTATTACAGATACCTTTAACGACACCATTCGGGCAATAAGATAA
- a CDS encoding aldehyde ferredoxin oxidoreductase family protein, translated as MSRKPGYHGTILNVDLSTGKIEKLAVPSEDLDKFVGGQGLGMKILWDRLKKPGVDPLSPENPLIFMPGPFSGLPVPSSSRTCVVTKSPITSPVKSDYPHASTVSYSNMGGFFGPEIRFAGYDGIVVTGKAKELSYIVIDDDKVEIREGKKFKGMRTDAFDKAILTELGDRRFKTVYIGPAGENLVPYSSILHTAGRAAGRGGMGCVMGSKNLKAIAVKGSGQPSVADHTRFLAALEKARSVLYGSAYAKSWAEQGTARAIVANSNAGTEAVRNYREGTFPEADKIGGDAARRDVWVKDIACYCCPLACKKSGMTKGKYGGIVHDGPEYETGVMLGSNLLIADMPGLLKAIYTIDDLGLDQISTGNVIGFLMEAYEKGLIDRGFLDGIDLKWGNVDATLAMIEKIAAKEGVGALAAEGVRALSWHIGKGSEKFAIQVKGLELAAHNIQANQPRGLSYATAERGACHMSGDDIATQNRRAMIDSIGLCLFPTFEPALEEPMLALLSAITGRDYDKAAFEKTGERIFNLEKMFNYREGFRRADDCLPDRFFEDAFTIGTKKGAVLDRSKFEEMLTRYYKDRGWDPETTKPGKAKLQELGLVKA; from the coding sequence ATGAGCAGAAAGCCTGGATATCACGGCACAATACTGAATGTGGACCTTTCAACTGGCAAGATCGAAAAGCTTGCCGTCCCCTCGGAGGACCTGGACAAATTCGTCGGTGGGCAAGGACTGGGCATGAAAATCCTCTGGGACCGGCTGAAGAAGCCGGGGGTTGACCCGCTTTCTCCCGAAAACCCACTTATCTTCATGCCTGGGCCATTTTCCGGGCTGCCGGTCCCCTCCTCGTCCAGGACCTGCGTGGTGACAAAATCTCCCATTACCTCGCCGGTGAAGTCCGATTATCCCCATGCCTCGACCGTTTCCTACTCAAACATGGGTGGGTTTTTCGGCCCGGAAATCAGGTTTGCCGGCTATGACGGCATCGTCGTTACCGGTAAGGCAAAGGAGTTATCCTACATCGTCATCGACGACGACAAGGTGGAAATCCGGGAAGGCAAAAAATTCAAGGGGATGAGAACGGATGCCTTCGACAAGGCGATCCTGACCGAGCTGGGAGACAGGCGGTTCAAGACGGTCTACATAGGTCCGGCCGGGGAGAATCTCGTTCCCTATTCCAGCATCCTCCATACGGCGGGGCGGGCGGCAGGTCGAGGGGGCATGGGCTGCGTCATGGGTTCCAAGAATCTGAAGGCCATCGCGGTGAAAGGGTCCGGGCAGCCCAGCGTTGCCGACCATACGCGGTTTCTTGCCGCTTTGGAAAAAGCCCGCTCAGTCCTCTACGGCTCTGCTTACGCCAAGTCCTGGGCTGAGCAGGGAACGGCACGGGCCATCGTTGCCAACAGCAATGCCGGGACCGAGGCAGTGCGGAATTACCGGGAAGGCACCTTCCCGGAGGCGGACAAGATCGGTGGCGACGCCGCCCGGCGCGATGTCTGGGTGAAGGACATTGCCTGCTACTGCTGCCCGCTGGCCTGCAAGAAAAGCGGGATGACGAAGGGCAAGTACGGCGGCATCGTCCATGACGGTCCGGAATACGAGACCGGCGTCATGCTCGGCTCCAACTTGCTCATAGCGGATATGCCGGGGCTCTTGAAAGCGATTTACACCATTGACGACCTGGGCCTGGACCAGATCTCCACCGGAAACGTCATCGGTTTTCTCATGGAAGCCTATGAGAAAGGGTTGATCGACCGGGGTTTCCTGGATGGGATCGACCTGAAATGGGGGAATGTCGATGCCACCCTGGCAATGATCGAGAAGATCGCCGCCAAGGAGGGAGTGGGAGCCCTGGCCGCCGAAGGTGTGCGGGCACTTTCCTGGCACATCGGCAAAGGGAGTGAAAAGTTTGCCATCCAGGTGAAGGGGCTGGAACTGGCGGCGCACAATATCCAGGCCAATCAACCGAGAGGGCTTTCCTACGCCACCGCCGAAAGGGGCGCCTGCCACATGAGCGGCGATGATATCGCCACCCAGAACCGGCGGGCCATGATCGACTCCATAGGGCTGTGCCTTTTCCCCACCTTCGAACCGGCGCTGGAGGAGCCGATGCTTGCTCTGCTCAGCGCCATTACCGGCCGGGACTACGATAAGGCCGCGTTCGAAAAAACCGGCGAACGAATTTTCAACCTGGAAAAAATGTTCAATTACCGCGAGGGCTTTCGCCGTGCAGATGACTGTCTACCCGATCGTTTTTTCGAGGATGCCTTCACCATCGGGACGAAGAAGGGGGCGGTGCTCGACCGCAGCAAGTTCGAGGAGATGCTGACACGCTACTATAAGGATCGGGGATGGGATCCTGAAACCACCAAGCCGGGGAAAGCGAAGCTGCAGGAACTGGGACTGGTCAAGGCCTGA
- a CDS encoding cyclohexa-1,5-dienecarbonyl-CoA hydratase: MSESPLKVSLERDGMLLRLTLARPKANIVDAAMIAALQSALTEHLPKPKLRAVLLSAEGPHFSFGASVDEHMPDCCAQMLKSLHALVLQLVESPVPVLVAINGQCLGGGLEVAAAGHLLFAAPGAMMGQPEIKLAVFAPAASCLLPERIGQAQAEDLLFSGRSITAEEALRIGLVTAIAEDPDKAALDYFDKNLASVSASTLRFAVRAARGDAMQRIRAKLAAVEKMYLVELMSTHDAVEGLKAFVEKRPAVWQDR; the protein is encoded by the coding sequence ATGAGTGAAAGCCCACTGAAAGTATCCCTGGAGCGGGATGGCATGCTGCTCCGGCTGACTCTGGCCAGACCCAAGGCCAATATTGTCGATGCCGCCATGATAGCAGCACTGCAGTCAGCCCTTACCGAACATCTGCCGAAGCCGAAGCTCCGGGCGGTGCTCTTGTCGGCGGAAGGCCCCCATTTCAGTTTCGGCGCCAGCGTCGATGAGCACATGCCGGACTGTTGTGCCCAGATGCTGAAGAGCCTGCATGCCCTGGTCCTGCAGCTGGTGGAGAGCCCGGTGCCGGTGCTGGTTGCCATAAATGGCCAGTGTCTGGGGGGTGGACTTGAAGTTGCCGCCGCCGGCCATTTGCTTTTTGCCGCCCCCGGCGCCATGATGGGCCAGCCCGAAATCAAACTGGCAGTATTTGCCCCCGCTGCTTCCTGCCTGTTGCCGGAACGGATCGGCCAGGCCCAGGCTGAAGACCTGCTGTTTTCCGGACGCAGCATCACCGCCGAAGAGGCACTGCGCATCGGCCTGGTGACTGCCATTGCTGAAGATCCCGACAAGGCGGCGCTGGATTATTTCGACAAGAACCTGGCTTCAGTCAGTGCCAGCACCCTGCGTTTTGCCGTGCGGGCCGCCAGGGGAGACGCCATGCAGCGTATCAGGGCCAAGCTGGCCGCCGTGGAAAAGATGTACCTGGTGGAACTGATGTCCACCCATGATGCAGTGGAAGGATTGAAGGCGTTCGTGGAAAAACGGCCGGCAGTCTGGCAGGATCGTTAA
- a CDS encoding DUF3135 domain-containing protein: MDSESKLGFSSYTPTELMELCRKNPDLFDEMAADAIRQACLGGTPEQTLKLRQMQWIIDAKLQKGKTPLERLRIMENIFYDQVYSDKGQLYKLIAGWAEVLGAINPRRPVSGKKSHMRLLKK; the protein is encoded by the coding sequence ATGGATTCCGAATCCAAGCTGGGATTTAGCTCTTATACGCCAACTGAATTGATGGAACTATGCCGAAAAAATCCTGACCTTTTTGATGAGATGGCTGCCGACGCTATCAGGCAGGCCTGTCTCGGCGGGACTCCGGAGCAAACGCTCAAACTCCGGCAGATGCAATGGATTATTGACGCAAAGCTGCAGAAAGGGAAGACACCACTTGAAAGACTGCGTATAATGGAGAACATTTTCTACGATCAGGTATACAGTGATAAAGGGCAACTTTATAAACTCATTGCGGGGTGGGCCGAAGTGCTTGGCGCCATCAATCCTAGAAGGCCTGTTTCCGGCAAAAAATCCCATATGCGCCTGTTAAAAAAATAA
- a CDS encoding electron transfer flavoprotein subunit beta/FixA family protein, whose translation MKILVCIKQVPDMESRFKVNSSGDWFSDADLAFRINEYDEYAVEQAVQLREQLGDSSELTVLSIGPDRVQEAIKKALAMGCDRGVHIQDPDVHKKDPWQVASIIAAYAKGKNFDIIFTGFQSQDRGSAQVGVTVAELLGHACATTLVGFEYADGAVKAKRELEGGVKGVVRLKVPALVTCQLGLNIPRYPTLPNIMKAKKKEIEAIGVADVLTEQPLSVTASFYPPAKKGGGIVLEGDVADLSDRLISILKDKTSVLR comes from the coding sequence ATGAAAATTTTGGTATGTATCAAACAGGTTCCGGATATGGAATCACGTTTCAAGGTCAACAGCAGCGGCGACTGGTTCTCCGATGCGGACCTTGCCTTCCGCATCAACGAGTATGACGAATACGCCGTTGAGCAGGCTGTGCAGTTGAGGGAGCAGCTGGGTGACAGTTCCGAGCTGACCGTGCTTTCCATCGGTCCGGACCGGGTCCAGGAGGCGATCAAGAAGGCATTGGCCATGGGGTGCGATCGGGGCGTCCATATCCAGGATCCGGATGTACACAAGAAAGACCCGTGGCAGGTTGCCTCGATTATCGCCGCCTATGCCAAGGGTAAGAATTTTGACATCATCTTTACCGGCTTCCAGTCACAGGATCGTGGCTCCGCCCAAGTGGGGGTCACCGTTGCCGAACTCCTGGGTCATGCCTGCGCAACCACCCTGGTCGGTTTCGAGTATGCAGACGGGGCAGTCAAGGCGAAGCGGGAGCTCGAGGGGGGAGTCAAGGGGGTTGTCCGCCTGAAAGTGCCGGCCCTGGTGACCTGCCAGCTGGGTCTCAATATTCCACGTTACCCGACCCTGCCCAATATCATGAAGGCAAAGAAGAAAGAGATAGAAGCCATAGGAGTAGCCGATGTGCTCACAGAGCAGCCGTTGTCGGTTACCGCCAGCTTCTACCCACCGGCCAAAAAAGGTGGTGGCATCGTTCTCGAAGGGGATGTGGCGGATCTTAGTGACAGACTGATCAGCATACTCAAAGACAAAACTTCGGTTTTGAGATAG
- the had gene encoding 6-hydroxycyclohex-1-ene-1-carbonyl-CoA dehydrogenase translates to MSEVGYRWSMTAVGEPLVRSEFNPFPPAAGEVVVEVAGCGVCHTDLGYYYDGVRFNHPAPLALGHEISGRVVAAGAGAEEWQGKAVLIPAVIPCGTCDLCLSGHGTICRQQLMPGNDIQGGFASHIKVPARGLCPVDEKKLSAAGFELADISVVADAVTTPYQAVVQAEVAKGDLAIVIGIGGVGSYAVQVANAFGATVIAIDVDQAKLDNMAKYGAALTINSREVQGKDLKKVIQTFVKEKGLPATCWKIFECSGTTPGQDTAFGLLTFGATLSVVGFTMNKIELRLSNLMAFHARALGNWGCLTELYPAALDLVLDKRIALAPFIEKHPLDQINEVFAEAHAHKLTRRAILVPKK, encoded by the coding sequence ATGTCCGAAGTAGGCTATCGCTGGTCCATGACCGCCGTGGGGGAGCCCCTGGTGAGATCGGAATTCAATCCCTTTCCCCCTGCAGCCGGGGAAGTGGTGGTGGAGGTGGCAGGTTGCGGTGTCTGCCACACCGACCTGGGTTATTATTACGACGGTGTTCGCTTCAACCATCCTGCGCCGCTGGCTCTGGGCCACGAGATAAGCGGCCGCGTTGTCGCTGCCGGTGCAGGGGCGGAAGAATGGCAAGGCAAGGCTGTCCTGATACCGGCAGTCATTCCTTGCGGGACCTGCGATCTCTGCCTTTCCGGACATGGCACCATCTGTCGTCAGCAGCTCATGCCGGGCAACGACATCCAGGGTGGCTTTGCCTCGCACATCAAGGTGCCGGCTCGCGGGCTGTGCCCGGTGGATGAAAAGAAGCTGTCTGCAGCTGGCTTCGAACTGGCGGACATTTCTGTTGTGGCCGATGCGGTGACCACCCCGTACCAGGCGGTGGTACAGGCCGAAGTTGCCAAGGGGGATCTTGCCATCGTCATCGGTATCGGCGGGGTAGGGAGCTATGCCGTGCAGGTGGCCAACGCCTTCGGGGCAACGGTTATCGCCATCGACGTGGATCAGGCCAAGCTGGACAATATGGCAAAATACGGTGCGGCGCTGACCATCAATTCCCGCGAGGTGCAGGGCAAAGACCTGAAAAAAGTCATTCAGACCTTCGTCAAGGAAAAGGGGCTGCCCGCAACCTGCTGGAAAATTTTTGAATGTTCCGGGACCACCCCCGGCCAGGACACCGCCTTCGGCCTTTTGACCTTCGGCGCAACCCTGTCGGTGGTCGGTTTTACCATGAACAAGATTGAGCTGCGTCTCTCCAACCTGATGGCTTTCCATGCCAGGGCACTGGGCAACTGGGGATGTTTGACCGAGCTCTACCCGGCAGCCCTGGACCTGGTCCTGGATAAACGAATAGCCCTCGCTCCCTTTATCGAAAAGCATCCCCTTGACCAGATCAACGAGGTGTTTGCCGAGGCCCATGCCCACAAGCTGACCAGGCGGGCCATACTCGTTCCCAAAAAGTGA
- a CDS encoding PIN domain-containing protein yields MAPLLRQKGRPIPSNDLWLAASALQHGLALAIFDNHFNTISGLLLASRD; encoded by the coding sequence GTGGCCCCTCTTTTGCGTCAGAAAGGACGCCCTATACCGTCCAATGACCTGTGGCTGGCTGCTTCCGCCCTTCAGCACGGCTTGGCATTGGCGATCTTCGACAATCATTTCAATACTATCAGCGGACTGCTCTTGGCAAGCAGGGACTAA
- a CDS encoding twin-arginine translocation signal domain-containing protein: MDNEQKETHGPDGPVNLTRRDFIKGVGIGGGALVLLGQFGINGLAWALSGDPELKMVLVDYTKCTGCRTCEAACSSRNRPATIGGREVPGLGNPCFANIRVHSFNPDVDVPSVCAMCADNPCVKACPVEPDPRTGRRALYRDAKTHGIRNDAGRCLGCRSCAKACASQRTGVISPNLATGKPERMCTLCGGDPQCVKRCPFGALTYVEVRRDRKFYGLGPEKIAAELAKNWYGTADFGGAK, translated from the coding sequence ATGGATAATGAACAAAAGGAAACTCACGGTCCTGATGGACCGGTCAATCTCACCCGCCGGGATTTCATCAAAGGGGTCGGGATAGGGGGCGGAGCGCTGGTCCTTCTGGGCCAATTCGGCATCAATGGCTTGGCGTGGGCCCTTTCGGGAGACCCGGAGCTGAAAATGGTGCTGGTGGACTACACCAAATGCACCGGCTGCCGGACCTGTGAGGCGGCCTGTTCTTCCCGCAACCGGCCGGCAACCATCGGCGGCCGGGAAGTGCCCGGTCTTGGTAATCCCTGCTTTGCCAATATCCGGGTCCACAGCTTCAATCCGGACGTGGATGTCCCCAGCGTCTGCGCCATGTGCGCCGATAACCCCTGCGTCAAGGCCTGCCCGGTGGAGCCCGACCCCAGGACCGGCCGACGCGCCCTCTACCGTGATGCCAAGACCCACGGCATCCGCAATGACGCCGGCCGCTGCCTCGGTTGCCGCAGTTGCGCCAAGGCTTGCGCCTCCCAGAGAACCGGGGTGATCAGCCCCAACTTGGCAACGGGCAAGCCGGAGCGGATGTGCACCCTGTGCGGCGGTGATCCCCAATGCGTCAAGCGCTGCCCCTTCGGTGCGCTGACGTATGTGGAGGTGCGCCGTGACAGAAAATTCTACGGCCTGGGTCCGGAAAAAATAGCGGCTGAACTGGCGAAGAACTGGTATGGGACGGCAGATTTCGGAGGAGCAAAATGA
- a CDS encoding Fic family protein encodes MNQYIWQHKNWPRLTWDSERLIVPLGECRLRQGRLFSKVAGLGFNLDPQAQAEILVEETLKTSAIEGELLDARSVRSSVARRLGLPSAGMPVDRRIDDLVAVLLDATLNFDQPLTRDRLWGWQAALFPSGYSGMHRIKVGGWREGAEPRQVISGPVGREKIHFQAPPADRLDQEMKRLLSWWDESNGKVEGIIRAAVAHFWFVTIHPFDDGNGRIARALTDLALAQDDKQRVRYYSLSAQIMAEREGYYDILERSQRGKCDITGWLEWFLACFARALERSDEILNGVFSKSAFWRLHAQDSLTERQKKVINRLLDEGPGGFEGGLTTQKYASMSHCSRATAFRELDQLSQLGILTRMGQGRAVKYELKLGEKAR; translated from the coding sequence ATGAATCAGTACATCTGGCAGCATAAAAACTGGCCACGGCTGACCTGGGACTCGGAAAGGCTCATTGTCCCTCTGGGCGAATGTCGTCTGAGGCAGGGCAGGCTTTTCAGCAAAGTTGCAGGGCTCGGCTTCAATCTCGATCCCCAGGCCCAGGCGGAAATTCTGGTGGAGGAAACGCTGAAGACATCTGCCATCGAAGGAGAACTTCTCGATGCCCGTTCCGTCCGCTCTTCTGTGGCACGACGGCTCGGTCTCCCGTCTGCAGGCATGCCGGTGGACCGCCGCATCGACGATCTTGTTGCAGTGCTTCTCGACGCCACGCTGAATTTCGACCAGCCGTTGACTCGGGACCGGCTATGGGGGTGGCAGGCGGCCCTTTTCCCGTCGGGCTATTCCGGCATGCACCGCATCAAGGTGGGCGGATGGCGTGAAGGCGCCGAACCGAGGCAGGTAATTTCTGGGCCGGTAGGGAGGGAGAAGATCCATTTCCAGGCGCCGCCTGCAGACCGGCTTGACCAGGAAATGAAGCGTTTACTCTCGTGGTGGGATGAGAGCAATGGCAAGGTTGAAGGGATCATTCGTGCCGCTGTCGCCCACTTCTGGTTTGTTACCATTCACCCATTCGACGACGGCAACGGCCGCATTGCCCGTGCCCTGACCGACCTGGCACTGGCCCAGGACGACAAGCAGCGGGTGCGTTACTATAGTCTTTCCGCCCAGATCATGGCCGAGCGGGAAGGGTATTACGACATCCTGGAGCGATCGCAAAGGGGGAAATGCGACATTACCGGCTGGCTGGAATGGTTTCTGGCCTGCTTCGCCAGGGCTCTGGAGCGCTCGGACGAGATCCTCAACGGGGTCTTTTCCAAGTCGGCATTCTGGAGGCTCCATGCCCAGGATTCCCTGACGGAACGCCAGAAAAAGGTCATCAACCGCCTGTTGGATGAAGGCCCTGGTGGATTTGAGGGGGGCCTGACTACCCAAAAATATGCATCCATGTCCCACTGCAGCCGGGCCACTGCATTTCGAGAGTTGGATCAACTGAGTCAGTTGGGGATACTCACGCGAATGGGGCAGGGGCGGGCAGTGAAGTATGAGCTAAAGCTTGGGGAGAAGGCACGATAG
- a CDS encoding electron transfer flavoprotein subunit alpha/FixB family protein, with protein sequence MKALLVGEYREGKLQDNIYELVAFAGKLGADVSMALVGDAANVPRCNGTLHLADVAKYGEYNPGLHRDLILEAVKKEDPDYIVFAHSSYGWDLAPRVAAKLKAAQISEVIGLNDGSLEVGCCNAKMRRTVKPAAGKAVVTLQAGAFSFQGEQGTPAVVALEVAGAPDVEFLGYEPAEAKDVDLTKAEIIVSAGRGVGKKDNIPVIAALAKAFGGELGASRPVVDAGWVEHSHQVGTTGQTVSPKLYVACGISGAIQHLAGMKKSDFIVAINKDKDAPIGEVADVLVVADVLQFAPALTAKLQG encoded by the coding sequence ATGAAAGCATTGCTCGTTGGTGAATACAGGGAAGGGAAGCTTCAGGACAATATTTACGAACTGGTTGCCTTTGCCGGCAAACTGGGGGCCGATGTTTCCATGGCGTTGGTCGGCGATGCCGCCAATGTTCCACGTTGCAACGGCACACTTCATCTGGCGGATGTGGCCAAATACGGCGAATACAATCCGGGTCTGCACCGGGACCTGATACTGGAAGCAGTGAAAAAGGAAGATCCCGACTACATTGTCTTTGCCCATTCATCCTATGGCTGGGACCTGGCTCCCCGCGTGGCGGCCAAGCTCAAGGCAGCCCAGATCTCGGAAGTGATCGGACTCAATGACGGCAGCCTGGAAGTGGGCTGCTGCAATGCCAAGATGCGCCGCACAGTCAAACCTGCAGCAGGCAAAGCTGTCGTGACTTTGCAGGCAGGTGCTTTCTCCTTTCAGGGGGAGCAAGGGACGCCGGCAGTGGTGGCTCTTGAAGTGGCCGGAGCTCCAGATGTGGAATTCCTCGGCTACGAGCCTGCCGAGGCAAAAGATGTGGATCTTACCAAGGCAGAGATCATCGTCAGTGCCGGCCGCGGCGTCGGCAAGAAAGACAATATTCCGGTTATCGCCGCACTGGCCAAGGCCTTCGGCGGCGAGCTCGGCGCGAGCCGGCCGGTGGTCGATGCGGGATGGGTTGAGCACAGCCACCAGGTGGGTACGACTGGGCAGACGGTCAGTCCGAAACTCTATGTGGCCTGCGGCATCAGCGGCGCCATTCAGCACCTGGCAGGGATGAAGAAATCCGATTTCATCGTCGCCATCAACAAAGACAAAGATGCACCCATCGGCGAGGTGGCGGATGTGCTGGTTGTGGCCGACGTGCTTCAGTTCGCTCCGGCCCTGACCGCAAAACTCCAGGGATAG
- a CDS encoding carboxypeptidase-like regulatory domain-containing protein, giving the protein MKRNSMMWLVSLVLVTVVALLPGCGSDTNVYTSTGAKTGIVTGRVVDSSTMQPIANADVTLVANGEKMAGKTSASSDPDLAGTFVFTGVSSTAPYVSSHTLKISASGYATMQMGLIVSSSADNAPTTTSLGNISLAKGFDLTVVATDEGTPVAGVTISAASSGVPITAVTDAGGKAILKGLSQEASYTIASAPFYDNNGALKYLSTTTSYTASSSHTLSMSLIPANSTSDINIVGSNLLRDGSKNYYSYPSTYNHRVILPESVIKLVFNYPVTLSGAITASYLNDQVASSDPDYRKIINVPTISAALDETGTILTITNSAPYLKNQTYIFNGTVTAVINSVSRSLSLSEVSASNPYFSNKVYVADNSSTGLSSTTAVKADNFNGTTGTTGTTQPNQVWLVFPEKVYGTYSIIATRISSSGSWPNSSPVSFGFADGDVTYAENSGGADQASLFKLRVSGLTLADNTGSNINEVTIDLKATDAEGNVLNRTLTLPVQ; this is encoded by the coding sequence ATGAAAAGAAACAGCATGATGTGGTTGGTTTCCCTGGTATTAGTGACAGTCGTTGCCTTACTTCCGGGATGTGGATCTGATACCAACGTCTACACATCCACAGGAGCAAAAACAGGCATAGTAACCGGCAGGGTCGTCGACAGTTCGACGATGCAGCCGATAGCGAATGCCGACGTAACGCTTGTTGCCAATGGCGAAAAGATGGCAGGAAAAACATCTGCCTCCAGTGACCCGGATCTGGCAGGGACATTTGTATTTACCGGTGTCTCGTCAACGGCTCCCTATGTCAGCAGCCATACCCTCAAAATTTCCGCATCTGGTTATGCCACCATGCAAATGGGTTTAATCGTGTCATCCTCTGCCGATAATGCCCCAACGACGACCAGTCTCGGCAATATTAGCCTTGCAAAAGGTTTCGATCTGACGGTAGTCGCAACCGACGAGGGGACGCCTGTTGCCGGGGTTACCATCAGTGCAGCAAGTTCTGGAGTTCCGATCACGGCAGTAACTGACGCTGGCGGCAAAGCCATTCTCAAAGGCTTGTCCCAGGAAGCCAGTTACACAATCGCCAGTGCTCCCTTCTATGACAATAATGGTGCTCTTAAATATCTCAGCACGACTACCAGCTATACTGCAAGCAGCAGCCATACCCTTTCAATGTCACTTATCCCCGCAAACAGCACCAGTGACATCAATATCGTTGGCTCCAATCTGTTGCGCGACGGCAGCAAAAACTATTACAGCTATCCTTCTACCTACAACCATCGAGTCATACTCCCTGAATCAGTGATAAAGCTGGTATTTAACTATCCCGTCACCCTTTCCGGAGCCATAACGGCCAGTTACCTTAATGATCAGGTTGCATCATCAGATCCCGATTACCGCAAGATCATCAATGTACCGACCATATCGGCAGCACTTGATGAGACGGGAACCATTTTAACGATCACCAATTCTGCCCCTTACCTTAAGAATCAGACTTACATCTTCAATGGCACCGTTACCGCCGTAATCAACTCAGTAAGCCGCTCGCTCAGCTTAAGTGAGGTATCGGCATCAAACCCATACTTCAGCAATAAGGTTTACGTTGCCGATAACTCCTCGACCGGGCTTTCCTCAACAACGGCGGTAAAAGCTGATAATTTCAACGGCACGACGGGAACAACGGGGACAACCCAGCCTAATCAGGTGTGGCTGGTTTTCCCGGAAAAAGTCTATGGTACCTACAGCATCATTGCGACAAGAATCAGCAGTTCGGGCTCTTGGCCGAATTCTTCACCAGTATCTTTTGGGTTTGCAGACGGGGATGTCACCTATGCCGAGAATTCAGGTGGTGCCGATCAAGCATCTCTCTTCAAATTGCGGGTTTCTGGGTTAACGTTGGCCGACAATACTGGCAGCAACATAAACGAGGTTACCATTGACTTGAAAGCTACCGACGCAGAGGGCAATGTGCTTAACCGGACCTTGACTCTGCCAGTCCAGTAA
- a CDS encoding DUF4197 domain-containing protein produces the protein MKVITIFALAASLMLLAACQDLMLENVARDFGLSGLTLNQGILDDGTIIKGLKEALSVGTERAVGVVSRQNGYFGNQVIKVLMPEKMRNVAELLGKVGFQRQVDEFVLSMNRAAEKAAPVAVEYFVVAIREMTFADARQILKGGDTAATEYFRAKTATRISDAFKPSVAKSLTDVGATRTYKSMMATYRSLPFTSTTSFDLDQYVTAKAVDGLFTMLGEEEKKIRSNPAARTTELLRKVFAG, from the coding sequence ATGAAGGTGATAACCATCTTTGCCCTGGCCGCGTCGCTAATGCTGCTCGCCGCCTGTCAGGATCTGATGCTGGAGAATGTTGCCCGTGATTTTGGCCTGAGCGGCCTGACCCTGAATCAGGGCATTCTCGATGACGGAACGATCATCAAAGGACTGAAGGAGGCTTTGTCGGTCGGTACCGAGCGGGCGGTAGGGGTCGTATCCAGGCAGAACGGCTATTTCGGCAACCAGGTCATCAAGGTGCTGATGCCGGAAAAGATGCGCAACGTGGCGGAACTGCTTGGCAAAGTCGGATTTCAGCGCCAGGTGGATGAGTTTGTCCTCAGCATGAACCGGGCGGCGGAAAAGGCGGCGCCGGTGGCGGTGGAATATTTCGTCGTTGCCATCCGGGAGATGACCTTTGCCGACGCCCGTCAGATTCTCAAAGGGGGGGACACTGCGGCAACCGAATATTTCAGGGCCAAGACCGCCACCAGGATCAGCGATGCCTTCAAGCCGTCCGTGGCCAAGAGTCTCACCGATGTGGGAGCGACTCGCACCTATAAATCCATGATGGCCACCTATCGGTCGCTGCCTTTTACTTCAACCACCAGTTTCGACCTGGACCAATATGTGACGGCAAAGGCGGTGGATGGACTCTTTACCATGCTCGGCGAGGAAGAGAAGAAGATTCGTTCCAATCCTGCTGCCCGCACCACCGAACTGTTGCGAAAGGTCTTCGCCGGATAA